One part of the Sphingobacterium sp. LZ7M1 genome encodes these proteins:
- a CDS encoding site-specific integrase, translating into MNIKRNIIFSLEKRKKDGIEIIENVPIRIRINYDGDRLDLSSGFRVDVPKWDDKKQRVKNGTTNKIKQSASEINASLLKIESIIQDIFKSYEIEGSVPSKSTLRNEINDKIKPKNETSSEAPIQSKFFDYYDQFIQENRKLNNWTEGTLKKLRTVRNHLQEFKPNIGINDFDNATLDKYMDFLLKRRGFKNSTLEKHLKFLKWFLRWGNRKGIVANSAFLSYRPKIKKIEKKVIFLTGQEIDHIKAFDIPKEKSYLYRVRDILIFTCYSGLRHSDVYALTKDAVKEKFIEVVTIKTDDKLIIDLNNHTKEILNKYKDERFPNNKALPVISNQKYNEYLKELGELVGLNESIMTTYYKGNKRIEEVVPKYTLLTSHIGRRSFICNGLFLGIPVHIMMKWTGHSDYKSMQPYIDTVDEMRSEAMEMFNKM; encoded by the coding sequence ATGAACATCAAAAGGAATATTATTTTTTCACTTGAAAAACGTAAGAAGGACGGTATAGAGATCATAGAAAATGTTCCTATCAGAATCCGAATCAACTATGACGGTGACAGACTGGATTTATCCAGTGGTTTTCGGGTTGACGTTCCTAAATGGGATGATAAAAAGCAACGTGTAAAAAACGGCACAACAAATAAAATTAAACAGTCTGCAAGCGAAATAAATGCATCACTCCTAAAGATTGAAAGTATCATTCAGGATATCTTCAAAAGTTATGAGATTGAAGGATCAGTTCCTTCAAAATCGACACTGCGGAATGAAATAAATGATAAGATAAAACCAAAAAATGAAACTTCTTCGGAAGCACCAATACAAAGTAAATTCTTTGATTACTACGACCAATTTATTCAAGAGAACCGTAAACTCAATAATTGGACTGAAGGCACACTAAAAAAACTTCGAACGGTCAGAAATCATCTCCAAGAGTTTAAACCAAACATCGGCATTAACGATTTTGATAATGCCACGCTTGATAAGTATATGGATTTCCTTTTGAAGCGCCGAGGATTTAAAAACTCAACACTGGAAAAACATTTAAAGTTCTTAAAATGGTTTCTTCGCTGGGGAAATAGAAAGGGAATAGTAGCGAATTCAGCATTCCTATCGTACCGTCCGAAAATTAAGAAAATAGAAAAAAAAGTCATTTTTCTTACAGGGCAAGAGATTGACCATATTAAGGCTTTCGATATTCCGAAAGAAAAATCATACTTATACCGTGTTCGTGATATACTGATTTTCACGTGTTATTCAGGATTGAGACACTCAGATGTATATGCATTAACAAAAGATGCTGTGAAAGAGAAATTTATAGAAGTAGTGACGATCAAAACAGATGATAAACTCATCATCGATCTTAATAACCACACAAAAGAAATTTTAAATAAATATAAGGACGAAAGATTTCCGAACAACAAGGCTCTACCGGTAATTTCTAACCAGAAATATAATGAATACCTCAAGGAACTTGGCGAATTAGTTGGACTTAATGAATCGATTATGACAACTTATTATAAAGGAAACAAGCGTATAGAAGAGGTTGTCCCAAAGTACACGTTATTAACTTCTCACATTGGAAGACGTTCTTTTATATGCAACGGTTTGTTTCTTGGAATACCTGTCCATATTATGATGAAATGGACTGGACATTCAGATTATAAATCTATGCAACCCTATATCGATACCGTGGATGAAATGCGAAGCGAAGCTATGGAAATGTTTAACAAAATGTAA
- a CDS encoding toprim domain-containing protein → MTCEGLKRIPLISILQHLQIPCAKMNSREAWFKNPFNGGDERTASTKVDVHQNIWYSHSEGIGGNNIDFLMKFLGTSELAKVLEWADERKNIFSFQQQTVSNSRHAVQTQKETGYTILSVKPLENKALLGYLSNERKIDPDIAKAFCKEIYYQTANGQTYFAVCSVNDSGGFELRNPYDKRSLMTKDITTVDNGSDRVMLFEGFMDWLSFLTLRKIADRPFPSTDYCILNTTAHLKRSFPFLERHKTIISYLDTDESGTKAYRELEIRFGKTHGLKNGIQELQRRNSLIKDVNDYLVHGLSGTKIENRPTGRKLSNR, encoded by the coding sequence ATGACATGTGAAGGCTTAAAGCGAATACCGCTCATATCCATTTTACAGCATTTACAGATTCCCTGTGCAAAGATGAACAGCAGGGAAGCATGGTTCAAGAACCCCTTTAACGGAGGAGATGAACGGACGGCATCGACAAAGGTGGATGTACATCAAAATATATGGTACTCCCATTCCGAGGGTATCGGAGGGAACAATATTGATTTCCTGATGAAATTCTTAGGCACATCCGAACTCGCAAAAGTCTTGGAGTGGGCTGATGAAAGAAAAAATATCTTTTCTTTTCAACAGCAGACCGTCTCGAATAGTCGGCACGCCGTACAGACACAAAAAGAGACAGGCTACACCATACTGTCCGTAAAACCACTTGAAAACAAAGCATTGCTCGGCTACCTGTCTAATGAGCGTAAGATTGACCCCGATATTGCCAAGGCTTTCTGCAAGGAAATCTACTACCAGACGGCAAACGGGCAGACATATTTTGCCGTATGCTCTGTCAATGATTCGGGGGGATTTGAACTGCGCAATCCCTATGATAAACGGTCGTTAATGACAAAGGACATCACGACCGTAGATAACGGAAGTGACAGGGTTATGTTGTTCGAGGGATTTATGGACTGGCTTTCTTTTTTGACACTAAGGAAGATCGCCGACCGACCGTTTCCAAGTACAGATTATTGTATACTGAACACTACCGCCCACCTGAAAAGGTCATTTCCTTTTTTGGAACGGCACAAAACTATTATCAGCTATTTGGACACGGACGAGTCGGGAACAAAGGCATACAGGGAATTAGAAATCCGTTTTGGAAAAACCCACGGTCTCAAAAACGGAATACAGGAACTACAGCGCAGGAACAGTCTGATAAAAGACGTGAATGATTATCTGGTGCATGGTCTATCCGGCACCAAAATCGAAAACCGTCCTACTGGCAGAAAACTATCGAATAGGTAG
- a CDS encoding AAA family ATPase, translating into MIPFNQNIVEALEKSTVKITDEFKEPPIMITISNSDSVIGTLGNFSASTGKAKSRKTFNVISLVAAALSGRQILEYKVKVPENRPLVLYFDTEQSKYHCHRLLSRVYKLIDYPPTKVHGNLKLISLREYPTKERLNIIEYALFKYADRVGLVIIDGIRDLVYDINNATEATEITGKLMKWSQELNIHIHTVLHLNKGDDNTRGHLGTELNNKAESILQVTKSDMDANYSTVAPKFIRDVEFEPFTFFIDDGLPVLDENFDLSGTVSRKGFDYQELSKENHREVLQEMFNDSEITCTYDDFVRRLKEAYLAKGFNFGTNKAKQLKTFLENKRMIIKNDKTYRFNPEFYY; encoded by the coding sequence ATGATTCCATTTAATCAGAATATTGTCGAAGCTCTTGAAAAATCTACAGTTAAAATAACAGATGAATTTAAAGAACCTCCTATCATGATAACAATCAGCAATTCGGATTCCGTCATTGGAACGCTTGGCAATTTTAGCGCATCTACAGGGAAAGCAAAGAGCCGGAAAACATTCAATGTGATTTCATTGGTTGCGGCGGCATTGAGCGGTAGGCAAATATTAGAGTACAAAGTTAAAGTTCCCGAAAACCGTCCCTTAGTATTGTATTTTGATACCGAGCAGAGTAAATACCATTGTCACAGGCTTCTTTCACGGGTATATAAGCTTATTGATTATCCACCGACAAAAGTACACGGGAACTTAAAATTGATTTCTCTAAGAGAGTATCCTACGAAAGAACGTCTTAATATCATCGAATATGCTTTGTTCAAATATGCAGACAGGGTCGGTCTGGTCATAATTGACGGAATCAGGGACCTAGTTTACGATATTAATAATGCTACAGAAGCAACGGAGATTACAGGTAAGTTGATGAAATGGTCACAGGAGCTGAATATCCATATCCACACCGTGCTACACCTGAACAAAGGAGATGACAACACACGGGGGCATTTGGGAACAGAGTTGAACAATAAGGCGGAATCTATCTTACAGGTTACTAAAAGCGATATGGATGCAAACTACAGCACTGTTGCCCCAAAGTTTATTAGAGATGTTGAATTCGAGCCATTTACCTTTTTTATTGATGATGGTTTACCAGTTTTGGACGAAAATTTTGATCTGTCAGGCACAGTATCCAGAAAAGGCTTTGATTATCAAGAACTTTCTAAAGAGAATCATCGAGAAGTGTTACAGGAAATGTTCAACGACAGTGAAATTACCTGTACATATGATGACTTTGTCCGAAGATTGAAGGAAGCTTATCTAGCAAAAGGTTTCAATTTCGGAACGAACAAAGCAAAACAGCTAAAGACGTTCCTTGAAAACAAAAGGATGATTATCAAGAACGATAAGACCTATCGGTTCAATCCAGAATTCTATTACTGA
- a CDS encoding DUF3853 family protein, with the protein MDIRELLSKPVAMMTGEELLAIQREAIAEIPKEEATSTFPEFVYGISGIMQLFNCSKSKAQKIKNSGVITGAIQQDQRTIIVDTRLALKLFKEYTNQKKRRFV; encoded by the coding sequence ATGGACATTCGTGAATTACTATCAAAGCCTGTCGCTATGATGACTGGCGAGGAATTACTGGCTATTCAACGAGAAGCAATCGCAGAAATACCTAAAGAAGAAGCAACAAGCACATTCCCTGAATTCGTATATGGTATTTCGGGTATTATGCAGTTGTTTAATTGTAGCAAATCGAAAGCACAGAAAATAAAAAACAGTGGTGTAATTACTGGTGCGATTCAACAGGATCAACGGACAATTATTGTTGATACTCGGCTTGCTTTAAAATTGTTTAAGGAGTATACCAATCAAAAGAAAAGGAGGTTCGTATGA
- a CDS encoding recombinase family protein codes for MKKGIRYLRFSNYDQSRHSIERQDFITSQWTTSADVEIIDTFRDEGYSAKTFDRPDVKALFSFIKKNHREIDYLIVSELTRFSRITGDAINMVMKIQKEYGIKIVSAGRGMVYDVTDHSSYFMMGLEFLLGDSENIKRQNDINWGIYSAKAIKGKYIHGGAAPYGYVKVRSEREMKLVIEEEEAQIIRNIYDLFLKDVPIYKIQEIAISQGFPHTGNSSIHRILKNPLYSGYQKVKAWKTNPGGMFPVKNAEPIIDQYSWSRAQEKFRKEERTVVTLHEDIPLRGLLQCHCGRYMTGAASRGKTGQYYYYYRCRLTSKHNNISAIKAHEKLLDILRLISLPEDLIQDVRTLATELLNHQVKVEKQRKENRNKELAAAEKSLRSVEEKWINNSINQETYSRWHSDLTQKIQSLKLNDFDLGKDKERLKKILNSELNKLSDLSKLYESSNVIDKRTLLSRVFNLGLIIDNGSYRTLEINPLFNRNLQKMSELNLLKVTKKGIEMSSIPSGGAGGSFFIAF; via the coding sequence ATGAAAAAAGGGATTCGATATTTAAGGTTCAGTAACTATGACCAAAGCCGTCACAGCATCGAACGACAAGATTTTATTACCTCGCAATGGACAACTAGTGCAGATGTTGAAATAATCGATACTTTCCGGGACGAAGGTTATAGTGCCAAAACATTCGATCGACCGGATGTAAAAGCACTATTTTCATTTATCAAAAAGAACCATCGGGAAATTGATTACCTCATTGTTTCTGAACTGACACGCTTCAGCCGAATTACAGGAGATGCGATCAACATGGTCATGAAAATCCAAAAGGAATACGGAATAAAAATCGTCAGTGCAGGTCGGGGAATGGTCTACGATGTTACCGATCACAGTTCTTACTTTATGATGGGACTGGAATTTCTTTTGGGTGATTCGGAAAACATCAAGCGGCAAAACGATATCAACTGGGGTATCTATTCCGCCAAGGCTATCAAAGGGAAATATATTCATGGTGGTGCAGCGCCTTACGGTTATGTAAAGGTGAGAAGCGAACGCGAAATGAAGTTGGTAATCGAGGAGGAGGAAGCGCAAATAATCCGGAACATCTATGATCTATTTTTAAAGGATGTCCCCATCTATAAGATTCAGGAAATTGCCATATCCCAAGGGTTCCCGCATACAGGAAATTCTAGCATCCATCGTATTTTAAAGAATCCGCTGTACAGTGGTTACCAAAAAGTAAAAGCATGGAAAACCAATCCTGGTGGTATGTTTCCAGTAAAAAATGCAGAACCTATTATCGATCAATATTCTTGGAGCCGAGCTCAAGAGAAGTTCCGGAAAGAAGAACGGACAGTTGTTACTTTGCATGAGGATATCCCACTTCGAGGATTGTTACAGTGTCACTGTGGACGTTATATGACTGGTGCCGCCTCCCGTGGAAAGACAGGACAATATTATTACTATTACCGCTGCAGGCTAACCTCGAAGCATAACAATATCAGTGCAATAAAGGCGCATGAAAAACTCCTCGATATCCTGAGGTTAATAAGTCTCCCTGAGGATCTCATTCAAGATGTTCGAACGCTGGCCACAGAGCTCTTGAACCATCAAGTTAAAGTAGAAAAACAGCGCAAAGAAAATAGAAACAAGGAACTTGCGGCAGCCGAAAAATCCTTGCGGTCGGTCGAGGAGAAATGGATCAACAATAGCATTAATCAGGAGACCTATTCCAGATGGCATAGCGATCTAACGCAAAAAATACAATCGCTAAAACTAAATGATTTTGATCTTGGAAAAGATAAAGAAAGGCTGAAAAAGATCCTGAATTCAGAGTTGAATAAGCTCTCGGATCTATCGAAGCTCTATGAATCATCAAATGTCATAGATAAGCGTACGCTACTTTCAAGGGTGTTCAATTTGGGGCTCATCATCGATAATGGGAGCTATCGAACTCTCGAAATCAATCCTTTGTTTAATCGTAACTTGCAGAAAATGAGTGAATTAAACTTGTTAAAAGTGACAAAAAAAGGGATTGAAATGTCTTCAATCCCCTCGGGTGGAGCCGGAGGCTCTTTTTTTATAGCCTTTTAA
- the mobC gene encoding plasmid mobilization relaxosome protein MobC: MKDRKNKGGRPALENKKRFRINVRFDETEHKKVLQNAETAGMSKSEWVRRSAVMRKIVPRFTEEQVKALRAITGASNNLNQLTKKAHQTGLIDVATECRNTISHINYCIDKLLHHDSEDN, from the coding sequence ATGAAAGACAGAAAGAACAAAGGCGGTAGACCCGCACTTGAAAATAAAAAACGATTCAGAATCAATGTCCGTTTCGATGAAACGGAACATAAAAAGGTTTTGCAGAATGCAGAAACCGCAGGGATGAGCAAATCGGAATGGGTACGCAGAAGTGCCGTTATGAGAAAAATCGTCCCGAGGTTTACCGAGGAACAGGTCAAAGCATTGAGGGCAATTACAGGAGCTTCGAACAACCTCAACCAATTGACAAAAAAAGCCCACCAGACAGGATTGATTGACGTGGCGACGGAGTGTCGGAATACGATTAGCCACATCAACTATTGTATTGATAAACTACTGCATCATGATAGCGAAGATAATTGA
- a CDS encoding nucleotidyl transferase AbiEii/AbiGii toxin family protein, protein MIKEWLASYGPKNQEQAFSALREIMQEVALAGLQRSGFFEKAAFYGGTALRIFYGLDRFSEDLDFSLLSSDPEFSLEPYFKGLVEEFANVGLQVSIKEKKKTKGTSIDSAFLKPETVWRELILEGMVLEAGLGAMVGLKIKLEVDRQPPLRFETEEKLLIKPFSFYVKCFTKSNLFAGKMHALLFRKWKNRVKGRDWYDLEWYIRKGVPLNLDHFLARAQDTGNWTNSTIEKEELLDLLKKRIDSVSMEAVKEDIVKFIPDNKKLDIWSKKYFLELIEQLKFE, encoded by the coding sequence ATGATAAAAGAATGGCTGGCATCCTATGGACCAAAGAATCAAGAACAGGCATTCTCTGCCCTTCGTGAGATTATGCAAGAAGTAGCCTTGGCTGGTCTTCAACGATCTGGATTTTTTGAGAAGGCGGCATTTTATGGAGGTACTGCCCTCCGTATATTCTACGGACTGGATCGTTTTTCAGAAGACTTGGATTTTTCATTGCTATCGAGTGATCCTGAGTTTTCGTTGGAACCTTATTTTAAAGGACTGGTGGAGGAGTTTGCTAATGTTGGGTTGCAAGTAAGTATCAAAGAAAAGAAAAAGACTAAAGGAACTTCGATCGATTCTGCCTTCTTAAAACCGGAAACAGTCTGGAGAGAACTGATCCTAGAAGGAATGGTGCTAGAGGCGGGCTTGGGTGCAATGGTTGGTCTCAAGATCAAATTGGAGGTGGATAGACAACCACCATTGCGTTTTGAAACCGAGGAGAAGCTTCTGATAAAACCTTTCTCTTTTTATGTAAAATGCTTTACCAAATCCAATCTATTTGCAGGAAAAATGCATGCCTTACTATTTCGTAAATGGAAAAATAGGGTGAAGGGTAGGGATTGGTATGACCTAGAGTGGTACATCAGAAAAGGAGTTCCATTGAATCTGGATCATTTCCTAGCCAGAGCGCAAGATACAGGAAACTGGACGAATTCAACCATCGAGAAAGAAGAATTATTGGATCTTTTGAAGAAACGTATCGACTCTGTATCCATGGAGGCAGTGAAGGAGGATATTGTCAAATTTATTCCAGATAACAAAAAACTTGATATCTGGTCAAAAAAATATTTCTTGGAACTCATCGAACAACTTAAGTTTGAATGA
- a CDS encoding DEAD/DEAH box helicase yields MKLKHYQDKVLKELKDYLGALADAKKEFEEIAELKPHLAKHINFPKEAWEKSTGRIVYSSKTNGLDEPMPDIYLKVPTGGGKTLLACHAIDSIQKTYLKKQTGLVLWVVPSTQIYRQTIKALKDRNHPYRQVLDISSGGRTLIKEKTEMFNRLDIEEHLVVLLLMLPSANRQNKETLKVFRDQGGFTDFFPREDDFEGHKKLKELLPNLDCFTTEMEVFGTQIKTSLGNTLKVLRPLVVIDEGHRAYGENARNTIRNFNPSFILELSATPPPNSNELVKITGRELHEEEMIKLDIHLTNKTSLDWHDTLLASFEKRNDLEKKAKEYEANTGEYIRPICLIQVERTGKDQRDKKFIHAEDAKEYLIKKCNVPESHIAIKSSEKDDIEGIDLFANDCEIRYIITKQALQEGWDCSFAYVLTVLTNPSSATGITQLVGRILRQPFARKTKIQDLDECYVFTFRQNAKSLVSDIKKGLEDEGLGDIAGRIVSDEAGTDTGGLKEREMQYRSGFKKFEGKIYLPKFVVQETESWRNLNFEIDILSEIDWEDINIDEIQNLSLQNKLSKEQEIVLGLSNEEQELLRETGRAEKTGTLEIDEVFLTRQITEIVPNPWYCFQIGKKAIDLLQTKYDRETVATNFVFIIEELKKVLDKERNRLSEQVFRKMITDKKLCFFLIENKGGFVLPSRIKVKSNKQLVRNDNTPIQKSLFDYVPEENINDLEKSVAIYLDEQEKLLWWYRNMSRQDYHIQGWKPNKIYPDFLLADKQESKDDYGTVYVLETKGIHLKNEDTKYKQDVFALCNELGAKKAWKELFDEFPDHDFQFQVVFEDEWQTKINELMA; encoded by the coding sequence ATGAAATTAAAGCACTATCAAGATAAAGTTTTAAAGGAACTCAAAGATTATTTGGGTGCTTTGGCTGATGCGAAAAAAGAGTTTGAAGAAATTGCCGAACTCAAACCGCATTTGGCAAAACATATCAATTTCCCGAAAGAGGCTTGGGAAAAATCGACAGGTCGTATTGTTTACAGTTCTAAAACAAACGGTTTGGACGAACCTATGCCCGATATTTATCTGAAAGTGCCGACAGGTGGAGGTAAAACCTTATTGGCGTGCCACGCTATTGACAGTATCCAAAAAACTTATCTTAAAAAACAAACAGGTTTGGTGCTTTGGGTGGTGCCGTCCACGCAAATTTATCGCCAAACTATAAAAGCATTAAAAGACCGAAACCACCCATACAGACAAGTTTTAGACATTTCGAGCGGTGGTAGAACATTGATAAAAGAAAAGACAGAAATGTTTAACCGACTTGATATTGAAGAACATTTGGTTGTATTGCTTTTGATGTTGCCATCCGCAAACCGTCAAAATAAAGAAACGCTAAAAGTATTCCGTGATCAAGGCGGATTTACCGATTTTTTTCCAAGAGAAGATGATTTTGAAGGACATAAAAAACTAAAAGAATTACTTCCAAATTTGGATTGTTTTACAACCGAAATGGAAGTTTTCGGAACGCAAATAAAAACATCATTGGGTAATACTTTGAAAGTTTTACGTCCACTTGTTGTGATTGATGAAGGACATCGTGCTTATGGCGAAAATGCAAGGAATACGATACGTAATTTCAATCCGTCATTTATACTTGAACTTTCGGCAACACCACCGCCAAACAGCAATGAGTTGGTGAAAATTACAGGTCGTGAATTGCACGAAGAAGAAATGATAAAGTTGGATATTCACTTAACCAACAAAACAAGTTTGGATTGGCATGACACACTTTTGGCAAGTTTTGAAAAGCGAAACGATTTAGAGAAAAAAGCCAAAGAGTACGAAGCCAATACAGGCGAATATATTCGTCCGATTTGTTTGATACAAGTTGAACGAACAGGGAAAGACCAACGAGATAAAAAGTTTATTCACGCAGAAGATGCGAAAGAATATTTAATCAAAAAATGTAATGTTCCCGAAAGTCATATTGCTATCAAATCAAGCGAAAAAGACGATATTGAAGGAATTGATTTGTTTGCCAATGATTGCGAAATTCGCTACATCATTACCAAACAAGCCTTGCAAGAGGGTTGGGATTGTTCGTTTGCGTATGTGCTAACCGTGCTTACAAACCCAAGTTCAGCAACAGGAATAACGCAATTAGTTGGTCGTATTTTAAGACAGCCGTTTGCACGAAAAACCAAAATACAGGATTTGGACGAATGTTATGTTTTTACATTCCGACAAAATGCAAAATCGTTGGTTAGCGACATCAAAAAAGGATTAGAAGATGAAGGATTGGGCGACATTGCAGGAAGAATTGTAAGCGATGAGGCAGGAACAGACACAGGCGGTTTGAAAGAGCGTGAAATGCAGTATCGTTCGGGCTTTAAGAAGTTTGAGGGGAAAATTTATTTACCAAAATTTGTTGTACAAGAAACAGAAAGTTGGAGAAATCTGAATTTTGAAATTGATATTTTAAGTGAGATTGATTGGGAAGACATCAACATTGATGAAATTCAAAATCTTTCGTTACAAAACAAGTTGAGCAAAGAACAAGAAATTGTTTTGGGTTTGAGCAATGAAGAACAAGAATTGCTAAGAGAAACAGGCAGAGCAGAAAAAACAGGAACATTAGAAATAGACGAAGTTTTTCTGACAAGACAGATAACTGAAATAGTTCCTAACCCTTGGTATTGTTTCCAGATTGGCAAAAAAGCGATTGATTTATTACAAACGAAATATGACCGTGAAACGGTTGCAACCAATTTTGTTTTCATCATAGAAGAACTAAAAAAGGTTTTAGACAAAGAGCGTAACCGCTTATCAGAACAAGTTTTCAGAAAAATGATTACCGACAAAAAACTTTGTTTTTTCTTGATTGAAAACAAAGGTGGATTTGTGTTGCCATCAAGAATAAAAGTGAAAAGCAACAAACAGTTAGTCCGTAACGACAACACGCCAATTCAGAAATCCTTGTTTGACTACGTTCCCGAAGAAAATATAAACGACCTTGAAAAATCGGTTGCCATTTACCTTGATGAACAAGAGAAACTATTGTGGTGGTATCGCAATATGAGCCGACAAGATTATCATATTCAAGGTTGGAAACCTAACAAGATTTATCCCGACTTTCTTCTCGCAGACAAGCAAGAAAGCAAGGACGACTACGGAACGGTTTATGTGTTAGAAACAAAAGGTATTCATTTGAAAAACGAGGACACAAAATACAAACAAGACGTGTTTGCATTGTGCAACGAATTAGGAGCAAAAAAAGCGTGGAAAGAATTGTTTGACGAATTTCCCGACCACGACTTTCAGTTTCAAGTAGTGTTTGAGGACGAATGGCAAACTAAAATCAATGAACTAATGGCATAA
- a CDS encoding relaxase/mobilization nuclease domain-containing protein, whose translation MIAKIIEGKSFGGCVGYVLKKDSEIIHANGLRTDSAKTITQDFNFQRMLNPRLGKAVGHIILSWNTDDKNMLNNDIMVSSAKRYLSKMGIKDTQCLMVRHFDRQHDHIHIIYNRVNDYGKTISNSNGRYKSFKACKELNAMYGFKQSEGKKNVNRGRLKGNDRTRYQIYDTVKAGIRHSKNWVELENYLRYKGVEIQFKYKSGTDEIQGISFSKNGQVFRGSAIDRSLSFGQIHKELKNIDQSQAINQPSDSDSSVSQSMDNNIENVIGEIASALFSFPVSISPDQDDALIRKRKKKEKYKLKR comes from the coding sequence ATGATAGCGAAGATAATTGAGGGGAAGTCATTCGGTGGGTGCGTGGGGTACGTACTGAAAAAAGACAGTGAGATTATCCACGCTAACGGACTGCGGACGGATTCGGCTAAGACTATTACACAGGATTTTAATTTTCAGCGGATGCTGAATCCCAGATTGGGTAAGGCAGTCGGGCATATTATCCTCTCGTGGAATACCGATGACAAGAACATGCTGAACAACGACATCATGGTATCATCCGCCAAGCGGTACCTCTCCAAAATGGGGATTAAAGACACCCAATGCCTGATGGTTCGACATTTCGACCGTCAGCACGACCATATCCACATCATTTACAACCGTGTGAACGATTATGGCAAAACTATCTCCAACAGCAATGGGCGGTACAAGAGCTTTAAAGCTTGTAAGGAACTCAACGCCATGTATGGCTTCAAGCAGTCCGAGGGCAAAAAGAATGTTAACAGAGGAAGGCTCAAAGGTAACGATAGGACACGATACCAGATTTACGATACTGTCAAGGCTGGTATACGCCACAGCAAAAACTGGGTTGAACTGGAGAACTATTTACGGTACAAGGGCGTGGAAATCCAGTTTAAATACAAATCGGGAACAGATGAAATACAGGGCATTTCTTTTTCCAAGAACGGACAAGTATTTCGGGGTTCTGCCATTGACCGTTCATTGAGCTTTGGACAGATACACAAGGAACTGAAGAACATTGACCAGTCACAAGCCATAAATCAACCTTCAGATAGTGATTCGTCAGTGAGCCAATCAATGGATAATAATATCGAAAATGTGATTGGAGAAATTGCATCAGCTTTATTTTCCTTTCCTGTCTCAATCTCACCCGATCAAGATGATGCACTCATCAGAAAAAGAAAGAAAAAAGAGAAATACAAATTAAAACGTTAA